DNA sequence from the Amycolatopsis sp. Hca4 genome:
AGTACTGGGCCGCCTGGTTCTGGGTCTGCGGTACGACGCCCTCGCGAGCGTCGCCCTGGTCTTCGGCGCCGAAGTGGTGCACGTTCTGCTGGAGCTTTTGCTGCGTCTCGGCGTAGAAGTCGCCTTCGTACTGCCGGTGTCCAGCGTGCTCTTGAGCCATCGTCACTCGCTCCCGCGCAGCTTGGCGAAGGTCTGGGCGTGGGCGTCCTCGGTCTCGCGATAGTTCTTGCGAGCGATCGCCAGTGCTTCTTTGACCTGCTGGAACCCCTTGATGAGCAGCTCGAGGTTCGGCACGAGTGACTGCTCGTCGCCGGCCGCGACCTTCACGTTGAACTGAGCCACCTGCTCGGCGTACTCGCTCGAGCCCATCCGGGGTTTCCAGGCGAGGACCTCGAGCTCGTACTCGATTCCGCGGTAACCGTCGATGAACTCGTCGCAGACCTTCGTGTACTTGTCGAGCCCGGCCTGGTTGATGGCGAACCCGCCGTCCATGGCCAGTTTTTTCAGCCCTGCGGCACCCTCGTTGAGGCGCTTCGCGCCTTCCGGGTCGGCCGGGGTGTTGAGGAGGCCGGAAAGGAAGTTCGACCCTGCGTCGCCGGAGGCCGGTGCGGCGATCGGCTGGTCACTGAAACTCGCGCCCGAGCTCACGTCAGGTTCCCCTCCCATCGAACAACACTCTGGGTGCCCACGACCTACTGTAGTAGTGACCGGCGGCCGGCGGCAGGGGCGACAGCCGGACGTAGGTCACTCGTGGGCTGCGGCTCAGGTGTTCGGGGGGAGCAGTTTCTCGACCTTCACCGCGATGGCGGTGACCCGGTCGCAGGCCTGTTCGGTCGTGTCGTTGCCGGAGACCGAAACGAGCGCGCGGGAATTCGGCTTGACCTCGATGGAGATCGTGCACTGGCCCGCCGCGCCGATCGAACCGCGTTCGATGATCGCGTTCCGGGCGCCGACGTGACCGCGCGAAGCCTTCGACGGGTCGGGGATGCCCTGGTCGTACCCGGTGTTGTCCTGGAGGGCAACGCCGACGTTGGCGTCACCCGGCTTGTTCGAAGCGCAGCTTCGTTCCCGGTCCACGGTGCCGGGAGCCGCCGCCGGGAACCCCTCGCCCGCCATGACCTGGTCGATGATCGTGCAGGGGCTCAGGCCCGTGAACGGGTTGTCACCGGTGCCGCTCGGCTTGGTCGGCGAGGCGCTGCCCGAAGGCGTGTTCGCAGCCTGCGGCGTACCCCCCACCTTGCTGTCACAGGCGCTCAACACGAGCACCAAAGTCGCCGAAGTGAGGACGGCTCGGAGGACAACTGCTCGGGTCACGCTCTGCACACTACGGGTAGATCACGCACTCGTGCGAGGACGCGCGTCACCGGTGGGTCGTCTCCGCGATGCGCTCGTGCAGCCACCCTCTCAGGTGTCCCCCGTCCGAGGGGACGAACCTGAGCCGGGACTCGCCGCCGGACAGTGGGTCCGTGAACGTCAGGTAGCGGCCGCCGTCCGTGTCCACGAAATTCACCGTTCCCACCGGGCGGAGATTGCCCTGGCCCAAGCGGGTCGACAGCTCGAACGTGCCGTGGCGGTGGGGGGCCCACTGCGCGTAGTCGCGCAGTGCTTCGGGGTCCGGTGGCCGGTTCGGGCCCACCGTTGTCGTGGCCGGGGCCACCGGTAGCGGTGCGTAGCCGGGGAGGATGCCGATCAGGGCGTCGACCAGGTGGTCGGGGCGGATCCGGACGAAGTTGATCCCCTCCGGCACCAGCTCCGAGTACACGCCGAGGCCGTGGCCGATCGTGGCTCGGTAGAACACCTGGCGGTTCTCCGTCAGCTCCGCCGCTCGGACGATGATCAGGACCTCCGGCCGGGTCCACGCCCGCAGCGTCTGCTCGACCTCGATGTCCAGCTTGTCCGGCCCCGCCAGGCCGCGGGCTCGCAGCGTCTCCCACGCCTCCGCCAGGATCTGCTCGTGCTCCACCAGCGTGTGGCCCGGGCTGCGGATCTCGAACGGCTCCCAGTGCGCCGGGAGACCCGTGCGCCGGACCGCGGCGGTCACCTCCGGCAAGCCCAGCGCGAATTCCTCCGGCACGGGTCCGAGCGTAGCGGAACCCGTCAGATGTCCAGCTGACGAACGCCCGTCTCCGGCAACGCCACCCGGCCGGCCGTCGCCCGTCCGCGCAGGTGGACGATCTCGTGCGGCTGTAACCCGATTGCCACTCCGAACGCCTCCACGTCCGGGAAGCCGCCCTGCTGGCGGCGCAGCTCCAGCGCCGTCGTCACCCGGTCTGGCGTGAGGCCCGGCAGGCGAGCCAAGTCGGCCGCCGACGCCGTGTTGACGTCGACCAACGCCACCGGCGGCGCAGGAGGAGGTGCCAAAGCAAGAGGAGGCGCCAAAGCGGGAGAAGACGCCGGCACATAAGCCTCGAGCACGTCGTTCTGCCGCAGATCCCGCGTCCCCAGCCCCACCGTGAACACCCGCGACCCCGCCGTGGACCGCACCGCGACCCCGTCCCGCGCCAGCGAAAGCACCGGCAACCCCGCCGCGATGACCGTGCTGCGCTCGTTGAACGTCGTCCCGATCGGGCGCAGCACCCGGACCCGCACCCCCACCGTGAACGCCGCGCTGCGCCCCTCCGGCACCTCGACCGCCGCCACCAGGGCGCCGGGGCCGAGGTCGGTGACGCCGTGGACCACCGCCGTCCCGTCGCGGTGCTCCACGAAGCCCGGCGTGGGGAACGCCGTCAGCACGTCCCCGGCCATCGGCGGCGCGTCGCACTGGAAGCCCAGCAGCACCGTCGCCACCTGGCCCGCCGGCAGCTCCTCGAGCGGCCCGGCCGGCCCGAACAGCCCGAGCACCCGCATCGGCTGGCCACCCTGCGCCGACGCGCACAGCGCCCCGAAGCGCAGGACGCCCTCCCGGACGTGCACCTGCGCGCGGAACCCGGTCAGCTGGTCGAACGCCGGCGCCACCACCGACACCGCCGCCTCCGGCCGGCTCAGGTCCGGTCCGACCGTGTCGTCGGTGTACAGCTCCAGCGAGTCGCCGTTGCCGAGGTCGCGCCGGCCGACCGCGACGAACACGTCCTTGAGGAACCCCGCGTCCGTCACCGGCTCGACGTCGCTGGAAAAGAACTTCTTCCGCACCACGATCCCGAGGCGCAGGTCGTCCTCGACGACCCGGCCGCCCCGCAGCAGCCGCGCGCGGGCGCCGCGGGTCGCGCGGCCCGCGCTGACCTGGCCGCCGGGCAGCTCGCCGAGGCCGGGGACGGTGACCGAGTCGTGGATCGCCTTGCCGAACTCGATCAGCCCGACCCTGGTCTCGGTCACGACGTGGCGGCCAGCGTGACGCTGATCGACTGGTCGGCGTTGACCCGCTCCGATTCGACGCGCATACCGGCTTGCGCGGCCCGGTCCTTCAGCCGGGCCAGCACCGCGCGCTGCACTTCGGCCGCGTACGCCTCGTCGACCGACAGCACCAGCCGCGCAGCCTCGGCCTCGGTGAGACCCGGCCCGTCGACGTGCGCCACCTGGACGCCCTCGGCGCCGTAACCGAACGCGATCCGCCGCCCCTCCCAGGCGGCGAAGACGGACGTGCCGTCGTCGGTGACCTGGGCACGCAGCCCGACGAGCGCCCGGGACAGCAGGTCGCGGTGACGCATCCGGGTCCGCACGGTGACGACCCCCGGCCGCGCCTGCGCGTGCGCGGCGACCGTGGCCGCGTCGAGCTGGGCCAGCGCCTCACTGCGCAGCTTGAGCGTGACACTCATCGGCGTTCCCCTTCGAGCAGCGCTTCGAGGACTTCGGTGGTGGCGAACCCGTTCAGCTCGATCGCGCCGTCGGTCGCGATCGTCAGCTCCAGGCGGTTCGGGGTGGCGAAGATCGACTCGTCGTAGCGGCCGGTCAGGAAGTGGAACCGCTGGTTCGCCGAGCCCACCCACGGCCGGGACGGCTCCGGCCGGTCCGCCAGAAAGGGCCCGTCCACCAGCAGGTCCGTCGCAGCCAGCAGCTCGGACGGCGGCAGCTCCTCCAGGACGTGCCCGGTGAACGTCATCACCGACAGCCCCGCCGAGCGCACCGCGGAAGCGAAGCGCCCCAGTGGTTCCGCCTGGTCGAACGGCTCACCGCCGAGCAGGGTGACGCCTTCGATCCCGGAGACGGCGAGCACGCGTGACGCCAAGTCCGGCCACGACAAGGAAAACCCGCCGCGGGTCGTCCACGTCTGCGGGTTGAAGCACCCCGGGCAGCGCACCGAACACCCCTGCGTCCACACGGCACACCGCAGGCCCGGGCCTTCGGCCGCGGTGACGTCGACGACCCGGTGCAGGTTCAGGAGTTCCATTGCGACTGCTGCTGCGAAGCGGTGTCTTCCACGGAGGCGGAAGTGCGCCGGTAGTCCTCGGTGAACTCCGACGTCTCGGTCTCCGCGCCGAGCAGGTCCTCCAGCAGCGGGATGTAGTCGAGGCACTTCGAGCCGGTCACGCCGTGGGTTTCGGCGCTGATCGAGCCGTCCTTGCCGATGGTCACGGTCACGCGGTGCGTCATACGTCGATCGTCCTCCCGCCCGATGAAGCCGGTGGCGGCGGCGCGACCGGCTCCGAACCCGATGAGGTGTCGGTGGCGGCCACGGCCCTGGTCTCCGCCCAGTTCCGGATGGCCAGGATCTCGTCGGCCTGGGTGACCGACAGCGGCACGGTCGACTTGACCGCCCGCACCAGGTCGTCCCGGCGCAGTGGCCGCTTCTCGGCGAACGCGTCCACGAGCCCGGACAGCACGGCCTGCTCGATCTCGGCGCCGCTGTAGCCCGCGCTGACGTCGGCGAGCTCGGCGAACAGCCCGTCGTCCAGCCGCAGTTCGCTGCCCACGAACGGATCGGTGACGCGCTTGGCCAGGTGGATCCGCCAGATCGCGGCGCGCTCGGGCGCCGAGGGCAGGTCGACGAAGAAGATCTCGTCGAACCGGCCCTTGCGCAGGAACTCCGGCGGCAGCGAGCCGACCTGGTTCGCCGTCGCCATCACGAACACCGGCGCCGACTTCTCCTGCATCCAGGACAGGAACGTGCCGAAGACGCGCCGCGCGGTGCCGCCGTCGCCCCCGCCGCCGGCCCCCGCGAGCCCCTTTTCGATCTCGTCGACCCACAGCACGCAGGGGGCGATGCCCTCGGCGGTGCGGATGACCGTGCGGATGTTCTTCTCGCTCGATCCGACCAGCCCGGCGAAGACGCGCCCGAGGTCCAGCCGCAGCAACGGCAGCCGCCACATGTTCGCGACGCACACCGCGGACAGGCTCTTGCCGCAGCCGGGGACGCCGGTGAGCAGCAGGCCCTTCGGCGCCGCGAGGTTGTACGCCGAGGCCGCGGGCGTCCAGGTGCCGGTGCGCTTGGTCAGCCACCGCTTGAGCCGGTCGAGGCCGCCGACGGCGTCGAAGCTCGTCTCGGCCGGCACGATGTCGAGCATCCCGGAGCGCCGGACGGCCTGGCGCTTCTCGGCCAGGATCAGCTCCAGGTCGCTCGGGTCGAGCCCGCCGCCCTCGACCAGCGCCCTGGCGAACGCGTTTTCGGCCTCCGGCAGCGTCAGCCCGCGCGCGGCGGCGACGATCATGTCCCGGTCGTCCCGGTCGATGCTGATCCGGACGTTCTGCCGGTGCGCGGCGACCATGCTGTCCAGCAGTTCGCCGATCTGGCGCTGGTCGGGCAGCGGGAAGTCGACGACGGTCGCGTCGTGCTCGAGCTCCGGCGGCACGGGCAGCGACGGCGAAACGAGGATCACGCTCAGCGGCACCGGCCGGGTCTTGAACGCGGCGGCGAGCTCCCTCAGCCGGCGCACGACGTCGGGATCGGGCCGGTGCCCGCCCTCGGAGACCAGCGACGGGTGCAGGTCGGCGAAGACGAAGACGGCGGGTTCACCCCAGCCGTAGACGCGTTCGAGGGCGGCCGCCGCGGTGCGCGTCTCGGTGATCGGCGGGCCGCCCGCGGGGGCCAGCCCGGTGGTGGACGACCAGACGTACACGCGCCGCGGCGTCCGCAGCCGGTGGGCGTCCTCGGCGACCGCGCGGATCTCCCGCAGCACCCGCTGCTCTTCGTGCGTCTCGACGACGAGCAGCGGGTAGCGCGCCTGCAGCAACTGGGTCAGCTCGTCGCGGAACCCGGCCATCGATCGCCCCCTCGAAGTCCGTTCGGACACTACCAGCGGTCAACGGCCGGGATGGCGCCTGCAGTGACTGGTGGTGCCCGAAACAACGCGTCGATTCAGTGCCACTGATAAGGTAAAGCACTGGATTTGCTTGGGATAGGGGGACGATGACCGAGGAAGAACGCGCACGCTTGTTGTCCGAGCTGGAACAGCTTTTGATGCGCGCCGGGCTCGGATTCGTCGTGGCGCAGGAGCGCGTCATCGCAGCTGAAGGTGCCTCATTGACGCCGAAGGACCTTCAAGCGCGCGATCACCCTTTCGGAGGCCGTCGTTACTCATCAGGTGGTTCTGCGGCCCGGACGGGCACGCTGTGGGAGGACACGGACTCGCCAGTCGTCGGTAAGGAGCGGCTGAATACGGGAGATGTCGTTGTCGCTCCGTTGGATGTCGACGCTCGGCTCGCGCTACTGCTCGACCTGACGGAGGTCGCGACCGCCGGCACAGTGGCGATGGAACAGTTCGTGTTGCGCGAGCTGCGGGGGGCCTCCGGTGCCGAGCGGCTCGTGTTCGAAGACCCGCCGGAGGCGGAACTGCGCGGCCAGGTTCGAGAGCCGTGGGCGCTTTCGGTTGAGGACGTCGATGCGGAGGACGGGGCACGCAAGGTGGCAGGCGCGGTGGACGCACTGCGCGTGCTGGCAGGGACGCGGCGGGGAGAATGGCTGGCGCCGCTGGAAATCAACGAAGACGGCTTTTCTTGGTCGGTGAGCGATCGATGACGAATCTGGGCGAGCGGCCAGACGATGACACGCCCCAGGAATTGCTCAACCGGCTGGAGGCACAACTCCCGGCAGCGTTGCCATCCGTCCTGCGGGTCGGTGGTACCGATCCGACGGCCGGCAATGACCTGTACGAAGCGTTTCTTTTCGCCCTGGTGCTTCGGGCCGCACGCGGAGAGCACTACCAGGTCAGCTTCAGCCGTCGCTCGGGCGAGTCACCCGACACATTCAGGCTGCGCCGCAGTCCCGGACGATTGATCAGCGGCGATTTCACACACGCGGTGTTGACCTTGCCGGGGACGGCCAAGAGCCCGCTCGAGGTGCACACCGGCGTCGCCGTCGTCGGCACGAGCAAAGTGGCGCACGAAGCGGACGTATTGGTGATACCGGCGGAAGCGGCGTCGAGGTGTCGTTCGCTGGGCATCGATCCTCCCAGCCACCACGCCGTGCTGGTCGTGGAGGGCAAGTACTACACAACACCGTTGTCGCTGGGGATGGGACGGCAGTTCGTCGGCTTGGACGCCGACCTGTCCCGTAAGAGCGTCAATATCATGGCGGCGACGGTCGTCAGCCAATCGGTGTCCCACCTCCTGACGGGTCGCAGCAGGCTATACGAGTTCGGAGTGTTGC
Encoded proteins:
- a CDS encoding DUF3558 family protein, translating into MTRAVVLRAVLTSATLVLVLSACDSKVGGTPQAANTPSGSASPTKPSGTGDNPFTGLSPCTIIDQVMAGEGFPAAAPGTVDRERSCASNKPGDANVGVALQDNTGYDQGIPDPSKASRGHVGARNAIIERGSIGAAGQCTISIEVKPNSRALVSVSGNDTTEQACDRVTAIAVKVEKLLPPNT
- a CDS encoding ESX secretion-associated protein EspG, which gives rise to MPEEFALGLPEVTAAVRRTGLPAHWEPFEIRSPGHTLVEHEQILAEAWETLRARGLAGPDKLDIEVEQTLRAWTRPEVLIIVRAAELTENRQVFYRATIGHGLGVYSELVPEGINFVRIRPDHLVDALIGILPGYAPLPVAPATTTVGPNRPPDPEALRDYAQWAPHRHGTFELSTRLGQGNLRPVGTVNFVDTDGGRYLTFTDPLSGGESRLRFVPSDGGHLRGWLHERIAETTHR
- a CDS encoding helix-hairpin-helix domain-containing protein — translated: MTETRVGLIEFGKAIHDSVTVPGLGELPGGQVSAGRATRGARARLLRGGRVVEDDLRLGIVVRKKFFSSDVEPVTDAGFLKDVFVAVGRRDLGNGDSLELYTDDTVGPDLSRPEAAVSVVAPAFDQLTGFRAQVHVREGVLRFGALCASAQGGQPMRVLGLFGPAGPLEELPAGQVATVLLGFQCDAPPMAGDVLTAFPTPGFVEHRDGTAVVHGVTDLGPGALVAAVEVPEGRSAAFTVGVRVRVLRPIGTTFNERSTVIAAGLPVLSLARDGVAVRSTAGSRVFTVGLGTRDLRQNDVLEAYVPASSPALAPPLALAPPPAPPVALVDVNTASAADLARLPGLTPDRVTTALELRRQQGGFPDVEAFGVAIGLQPHEIVHLRGRATAGRVALPETGVRQLDI
- a CDS encoding 4Fe-4S single cluster domain-containing protein; amino-acid sequence: MELLNLHRVVDVTAAEGPGLRCAVWTQGCSVRCPGCFNPQTWTTRGGFSLSWPDLASRVLAVSGIEGVTLLGGEPFDQAEPLGRFASAVRSAGLSVMTFTGHVLEELPPSELLAATDLLVDGPFLADRPEPSRPWVGSANQRFHFLTGRYDESIFATPNRLELTIATDGAIELNGFATTEVLEALLEGERR
- a CDS encoding DUF2997 domain-containing protein, with translation MTHRVTVTIGKDGSISAETHGVTGSKCLDYIPLLEDLLGAETETSEFTEDYRRTSASVEDTASQQQSQWNS
- a CDS encoding AAA family ATPase, whose translation is MAGFRDELTQLLQARYPLLVVETHEEQRVLREIRAVAEDAHRLRTPRRVYVWSSTTGLAPAGGPPITETRTAAAALERVYGWGEPAVFVFADLHPSLVSEGGHRPDPDVVRRLRELAAAFKTRPVPLSVILVSPSLPVPPELEHDATVVDFPLPDQRQIGELLDSMVAAHRQNVRISIDRDDRDMIVAAARGLTLPEAENAFARALVEGGGLDPSDLELILAEKRQAVRRSGMLDIVPAETSFDAVGGLDRLKRWLTKRTGTWTPAASAYNLAAPKGLLLTGVPGCGKSLSAVCVANMWRLPLLRLDLGRVFAGLVGSSEKNIRTVIRTAEGIAPCVLWVDEIEKGLAGAGGGGDGGTARRVFGTFLSWMQEKSAPVFVMATANQVGSLPPEFLRKGRFDEIFFVDLPSAPERAAIWRIHLAKRVTDPFVGSELRLDDGLFAELADVSAGYSGAEIEQAVLSGLVDAFAEKRPLRRDDLVRAVKSTVPLSVTQADEILAIRNWAETRAVAATDTSSGSEPVAPPPPASSGGRTIDV